From Desulfovibrio sp. TomC, a single genomic window includes:
- a CDS encoding PD-(D/E)XK nuclease family protein — MKPVSIIPWTEEFFAGLAERLVAATGGDFRDVLVLFPLRRAARHLCDRLAAMPDLPKPLLLPEIAAVGEWTAGLGASFAADPPVMLDALDRVAILHDIVAGLAAETGEESDFPTDITSFFPWGLELAELMEELFRQGVPGRDLAHMEGQVLLPAAALLARLGTIHDRYRERLTAEGLGTPGLCAALAAEHAPDIAARLAGRRIFACGFAVLSGAEKKVFHGLWKKDLLELVWHADPALADGGRPVHFACREQERWLRDWKARATVVTAGKARRLRAKADPTRATLMLDADAANLSSKKLRFIEAHDLHAELKALEEQLAQAPDLDATAIVLPDTGLLSPVLHILPQKDVNISMGYPLARSSLARLLETILGLQETRLAAGRYHWRELVALLRHPYLKMLRVGASEPLRTVFHSLEAAIRQGGAYVDPFALSLAGNEDDNPPAPEVLALAGQALAACLTAFEAVDTPRALGNALTGLAELLLDPDHAGDAWERFLIDAECLFRLASDVIPTLTTGRLADAVLPTPTLFALLRRLLADERAPFEAEPLTGLQVLGVLETRLLSFKRVFLLDAVEDKIPGAPRYDALLPDTLRRLLDLPDSRESDIVAAYNLYRLFFGAGEITVLYRTGAAGTGLFEDKPSRSRFVEQLLWEEEKRLGRVLVAGEDPVSIVRLPPCPIPHGDPSMPVTAEVAARLAAYLADKRLSATFFDTYLACPLRFFYRYLSPLAALDEVAEDGNRAAVGEVVHAVLREYFTPFLGRDIDGADLDPVELADCYERHMRASPAYAALPPDGQLLLLRTGRARLAEAAAATPRTTPLALETELVASLDVDARSYPLAGRADRIDQRPDGVIILDYKTGGLSAPKNAVWTDEALWDRVAQSTGLVVDDSLLETLSRRLGSVQLPLYCWLYATSRGEVPADAAFVELRDRGQERPLFGPRLDPEARTEAIVRNTPRLLAYLIRSLRAASRFVPRPDERRCPYCEYKTACQA; from the coding sequence ATGAAACCCGTCAGCATCATTCCCTGGACCGAGGAGTTTTTCGCCGGACTGGCCGAGCGTCTCGTGGCCGCGACCGGCGGCGATTTCCGCGACGTGTTGGTGCTTTTCCCCCTGCGCCGGGCCGCCCGGCATCTGTGCGACCGGCTGGCCGCCATGCCGGACCTGCCAAAGCCGCTGCTGCTGCCGGAAATCGCGGCCGTGGGCGAGTGGACGGCCGGCCTGGGGGCCTCCTTTGCCGCCGACCCGCCGGTCATGCTCGACGCCCTGGACCGGGTGGCCATCCTCCACGACATCGTGGCCGGTCTGGCCGCCGAGACCGGGGAAGAAAGCGATTTTCCCACCGACATCACCAGTTTTTTCCCCTGGGGCCTGGAACTGGCCGAACTCATGGAGGAGCTGTTCCGCCAGGGCGTGCCCGGCCGGGATCTGGCCCACATGGAGGGGCAGGTGCTGCTGCCGGCCGCCGCCCTGTTGGCCCGGCTCGGGACCATCCACGACCGCTACCGCGAGCGCCTGACCGCCGAAGGCCTGGGCACGCCGGGATTGTGCGCCGCCCTGGCCGCCGAACACGCCCCGGACATTGCCGCCCGGTTGGCCGGCCGGCGCATCTTTGCCTGCGGCTTTGCCGTGCTGTCCGGGGCCGAAAAAAAGGTCTTTCACGGCCTGTGGAAAAAGGACCTCCTGGAACTGGTCTGGCACGCCGACCCGGCCCTGGCCGACGGCGGCCGGCCGGTCCATTTCGCCTGCCGGGAGCAGGAACGGTGGCTGCGGGACTGGAAGGCCCGGGCCACGGTCGTCACTGCCGGCAAGGCCCGCCGGCTTCGCGCCAAGGCCGACCCGACCCGGGCCACGTTGATGCTCGACGCCGACGCCGCCAACCTGTCCTCGAAAAAACTGCGTTTCATCGAAGCCCACGATCTCCATGCGGAATTAAAAGCCCTGGAAGAGCAGCTCGCCCAGGCCCCGGACCTCGACGCCACGGCCATCGTCCTGCCCGACACCGGACTGCTTTCCCCGGTGCTCCACATCCTGCCGCAAAAAGACGTCAACATCTCCATGGGCTATCCGTTGGCCCGCTCGTCCCTGGCCAGGCTTTTGGAGACCATCCTCGGCCTCCAGGAAACCCGTCTGGCCGCCGGGCGCTACCACTGGCGCGAACTGGTGGCCCTTTTGCGCCATCCCTACCTCAAAATGCTGCGCGTCGGGGCCAGCGAACCCCTGCGAACCGTCTTTCACAGCCTGGAGGCGGCCATTCGCCAGGGCGGGGCCTACGTGGATCCCTTTGCCCTGTCCCTGGCCGGCAACGAGGACGACAATCCGCCGGCCCCCGAGGTCCTGGCCCTGGCCGGACAGGCGCTCGCCGCCTGCCTCACCGCCTTTGAGGCCGTGGATACTCCGCGCGCCCTGGGCAATGCCCTGACCGGACTGGCCGAACTGCTCCTTGATCCCGACCATGCCGGCGACGCCTGGGAGCGGTTTCTGATCGACGCCGAATGCCTGTTCCGGCTGGCCTCGGACGTCATCCCGACCCTGACCACCGGCCGGCTGGCCGACGCCGTCCTGCCGACGCCAACGCTCTTTGCCCTGCTGCGCCGCCTGCTGGCCGACGAGCGCGCCCCCTTCGAGGCCGAGCCGCTGACCGGCCTGCAGGTCCTGGGCGTGCTGGAGACGCGCCTTTTGTCGTTTAAGCGGGTGTTTCTCCTGGACGCCGTGGAGGACAAGATTCCCGGCGCGCCGCGCTACGACGCCCTGCTCCCGGACACCCTGCGCCGCCTGCTCGATCTGCCCGACTCCCGGGAGAGCGACATCGTGGCCGCCTACAACCTCTACCGGCTCTTTTTCGGGGCCGGCGAGATCACCGTGCTCTACCGCACCGGGGCCGCCGGCACCGGGCTTTTCGAGGACAAGCCGAGCCGCAGCCGGTTTGTGGAGCAGCTGCTTTGGGAGGAGGAAAAACGCCTTGGCCGGGTCCTGGTCGCCGGCGAAGACCCGGTCTCCATCGTGCGTCTGCCGCCCTGCCCCATTCCCCACGGCGACCCGTCCATGCCGGTTACGGCCGAGGTGGCCGCACGGCTGGCCGCCTATCTGGCCGACAAACGCCTCTCGGCCACCTTTTTCGATACCTACCTCGCCTGTCCGCTGCGTTTTTTCTACCGCTACCTCTCGCCCCTGGCCGCGCTGGACGAAGTGGCCGAAGACGGCAACCGGGCGGCGGTCGGCGAGGTGGTCCATGCCGTGCTGCGGGAGTATTTCACGCCCTTTCTCGGCCGCGACATCGACGGCGCCGACCTCGACCCGGTCGAACTGGCCGACTGCTACGAGCGCCACATGCGGGCCAGTCCGGCCTATGCCGCCCTGCCCCCGGACGGCCAGCTCCTGCTTCTGCGCACAGGCCGGGCGCGGCTGGCCGAAGCGGCAGCGGCCACCCCGCGCACCACGCCCCTGGCCCTGGAAACGGAACTCGTGGCCAGCCTGGACGTGGACGCCCGCAGCTACCCGCTGGCCGGTCGGGCCGATCGCATCGACCAGCGTCCGGACGGCGTCATCATTTTGGATTACAAGACCGGCGGGCTGTCCGCGCCGAAAAATGCGGTCTGGACCGATGAGGCCTTGTGGGATCGGGTGGCCCAAAGCACCGGACTGGTGGTCGACGACAGTCTTTTGGAAACCCTGTCCAGACGCCTGGGGAGCGTGCAATTGCCGCTGTACTGCTGGCTCTATGCGACCAGCCGGGGCGAAGTCCCGGCCGACGCCGCCTTTGTGGAACTGCGCGACCGGGGCCAGGAGCGGCCCCTGTTTGGTCCGCGCCTGGACCCGGAGGCCAGAACCGAGGCCATCGTACGCAACACGCCCCGGCTCCTGGCCTATCTCATCCGCAGCCTGCGCGCCGCCAGCCGCTTTGTCCCGCGCCCCGACGAGCGTCGCTGCCCGTACTGCGAATATAAGACCGCCTGTCAGGCCTGA
- a CDS encoding TetR/AcrR family transcriptional regulator, with the protein MDVSRQVLVDTALRRFDAVGCDGVGTGDLVRRLGVSPGSVYRHFKNRDELLAAVLARVQAELFAHIEASCPVVPGERGLSMILRLAEAYSRFLESRPPAYSDIFSPPARAGSLARGEAGRELGRLAARVAKQFEVLLLLGRLDGSVRPEADGDTARRIVCVLVGTVRLRLTHVRARTRNLRAMLNALAGARAVTKAA; encoded by the coding sequence ATGGACGTGTCCAGACAGGTGCTTGTGGATACGGCGCTACGGCGTTTTGACGCGGTCGGCTGCGACGGCGTCGGGACAGGGGATCTCGTGCGCCGGCTTGGAGTCTCCCCCGGCTCGGTATACCGCCATTTCAAGAATCGCGACGAGTTGTTGGCTGCCGTGCTGGCCCGGGTGCAGGCTGAACTCTTTGCCCACATTGAGGCCAGTTGCCCGGTTGTGCCCGGCGAACGGGGTCTGTCCATGATCCTGCGTCTGGCCGAGGCCTACAGCCGGTTTCTGGAGTCGCGTCCGCCGGCCTATAGCGATATCTTCAGTCCGCCGGCCAGGGCGGGGTCGCTGGCCCGCGGGGAAGCCGGCCGGGAGCTTGGCCGGTTGGCGGCCCGGGTGGCCAAACAGTTCGAAGTGCTGTTGCTCCTGGGACGCCTCGATGGTTCGGTGCGCCCCGAGGCCGACGGGGACACGGCCCGGCGCATTGTGTGCGTGCTGGTCGGGACGGTGCGCCTGCGCCTGACCCATGTCCGGGCCAGAACCAGGAATCTGCGGGCCATGCTGAATGCCCTGGCCGGAGCGCGGGCGGTCACGAAAGCGGCCTGA
- a CDS encoding tyrosine recombinase XerC, with protein sequence MSSTKGKADQPDAAPAALPETVAEFLTYLSAQKGYSQATLDGYAADLAQFEHWLAGRSLTLAAPQALTRDHVRGFLAELHRGRSAKSSMGRKLSTLRGFFKRQLQRKRLVIDPMAGVKNPKAERRGPRALNADEAVALVSPAAGTDAADGSVEACRDLALAELLYGSGLRVSEALGLDLDDVDVSQGIVRVLGKGSKERIAPLSDASRARLKEYQRRRGELAPELTEKALFLGARGGRLNRRQAGRIIDALAKEAGLARHTHPHMLRHSFATHMLESGADLRSVQELLGHAHLTTTTRYTHLDLARIMRVYDKAHPRSDESDSS encoded by the coding sequence ATGTCCTCGACCAAAGGCAAGGCTGACCAGCCAGATGCGGCCCCGGCCGCCTTGCCGGAGACCGTGGCCGAATTCCTGACCTACCTCTCGGCCCAGAAGGGCTACAGCCAGGCCACCCTGGACGGCTATGCCGCCGATCTGGCCCAGTTCGAACACTGGCTGGCCGGCCGCAGCCTGACCCTGGCCGCCCCCCAGGCCCTGACGCGTGACCATGTCCGGGGGTTTCTGGCCGAATTGCACCGCGGGCGCAGCGCCAAGTCGTCCATGGGCCGCAAACTCTCGACGCTTCGCGGTTTTTTCAAGCGCCAGCTGCAAAGAAAACGGCTTGTCATTGACCCCATGGCCGGGGTCAAGAATCCCAAGGCCGAACGACGCGGCCCCCGGGCGCTCAATGCCGACGAAGCCGTGGCCCTGGTGTCGCCGGCCGCCGGCACGGATGCAGCCGACGGCTCTGTCGAGGCCTGCCGGGATCTGGCCCTGGCCGAGCTGCTCTACGGTTCCGGGCTGCGGGTGAGCGAGGCCCTGGGCCTTGATCTCGACGACGTGGACGTGTCCCAGGGCATTGTGCGGGTGCTGGGCAAGGGCAGCAAGGAGCGGATTGCACCGCTAAGCGACGCCTCCCGGGCCCGTCTCAAAGAATACCAGCGCCGACGGGGCGAACTGGCTCCGGAGCTGACCGAAAAGGCGCTCTTTCTCGGCGCCCGGGGGGGGCGGCTCAACCGCCGGCAGGCAGGGCGCATCATCGACGCCCTGGCCAAAGAGGCCGGGTTGGCCCGGCACACCCATCCCCACATGCTGCGCCACAGTTTCGCCACCCATATGCTGGAATCCGGGGCCGATCTGCGCAGCGTCCAGGAATTGCTCGGCCATGCCCATCTGACCACCACCACCCGCTACACCCATCTCGATCTGGCCCGTATCATGCGTGTTTACGACAAGGCCCATCCCCGTTCCGACGAATCCGATTCCTCATAA
- a CDS encoding GGDEF domain-containing response regulator — translation MPTAPLCAFTRTQKILVLSPDPDLAALFAAAFSPVEAEVSVLARGKGAIEALFIDPPDMLVVDQKLADIPGLDLVAMVKSENVYRQLPVALVMDEAQLGTDIDWCAAEVDELLTRPMTAPMLRARITLSLARATRSLDANPLTKLPGNTSIIGRIQDLIDRREDFALAYADLDYFKSFNDKYGFSRGDEVLMMTARIIVNTVRAVGGPKAFVGHVGGDDFVFIMAIDRVEEACRAVVSSFDGIVPHFYDADDRGRGFIQSVDREGNRRAFPLMAISIAVVFNRDGRLKHFGEASQTAMTLKKKAKENPKSCYVLDQRQG, via the coding sequence ATGCCCACCGCCCCCCTTTGTGCCTTTACCCGCACCCAGAAGATCCTGGTATTGAGTCCCGATCCGGATCTGGCCGCCTTGTTTGCCGCCGCTTTTTCGCCCGTCGAGGCCGAAGTGTCCGTGCTGGCCCGGGGCAAGGGAGCCATTGAGGCGCTTTTCATTGACCCGCCGGACATGCTGGTGGTGGACCAGAAGCTGGCCGACATCCCGGGGCTTGATCTGGTGGCCATGGTCAAAAGCGAAAACGTCTATCGCCAGTTGCCGGTGGCCCTGGTCATGGACGAGGCCCAGCTTGGCACGGACATCGACTGGTGCGCCGCCGAGGTGGATGAACTGCTGACGCGCCCCATGACCGCCCCCATGCTCAGGGCGCGCATCACGTTGTCCCTGGCCCGGGCCACCCGGTCCCTGGACGCCAATCCGCTGACCAAACTGCCGGGCAACACCTCCATTATCGGCCGTATTCAGGATCTTATCGACCGCCGGGAAGACTTTGCCCTGGCCTATGCCGATCTGGATTATTTCAAGTCGTTTAACGACAAGTACGGCTTTTCCCGGGGGGATGAGGTGCTCATGATGACGGCCCGCATCATCGTCAACACCGTGCGCGCCGTGGGCGGTCCCAAGGCCTTTGTGGGCCATGTGGGCGGCGATGATTTTGTCTTTATCATGGCCATTGACCGGGTGGAGGAAGCCTGCCGGGCGGTGGTGTCGAGTTTTGACGGCATTGTGCCCCATTTCTACGACGCCGACGACCGGGGCCGGGGCTTTATCCAGTCCGTGGACCGGGAAGGCAACCGCCGGGCGTTTCCGCTGATGGCCATTTCCATTGCCGTGGTCTTCAACCGCGACGGACGCCTCAAGCACTTTGGCGAGGCCTCCCAGACGGCCATGACGCTCAAGAAAAAGGCCAAGGAAAACCCCAAGAGTTGTTATGTCCTCGACCAAAGGCAAGGCTGA